Proteins from one Nitrobacteraceae bacterium AZCC 2146 genomic window:
- a CDS encoding allophanate hydrolase (product_source=KO:K01457; cath_funfam=3.90.1300.10; cog=COG0154; ko=KO:K01457; pfam=PF01425; superfamily=75304; tigrfam=TIGR02713) → MARSRHPQQVRIVTETVAAIVAAHRARTLTPAQTVARSFQRIRDYNDTAIFITLRNEAEAIAEAEALSARDASLLPLYGVPVAVKDNIDVAGLPTTAACPAFAYTATRDASAVARLRAAGAIIIGKTNLDQFATGLVGVRSPYGIPKNAMRDDLIPGGSSSGSAVAVSAGLVPLSLGTDTAGSGRVPAMLNNIVGLKPSLGLIPTAGVVPACRTLDCISIFSLTVDDAVAALGVMGGYDAHDPYSKKRPLAALTEFPKGLRLGVPRNGQLIFFGDTVSEKAYGDALKRWTSLGADLVEFDLEPFYETARLLYDGPWVAERYLVIRNLLASAPDAIHPVTREITLAGSRISAADTFAALYQLQDLKRTAEQAFESIDALVLPTAPTAYTTAQVLANPVELNSRLGTYTNFVNLLDLCGLALPAAMRADGIPFGITLLAPAGHDAQLASIGRVFHADTKLTMGSKALPQQPLAALPTPSADEIAIAVVGAHLSGMALNGELLALGGRLLKATATAPDYKFYALNGTSPAKPGLLRVAAGAGSAITVEVWALSAAAFGNFVAAIPSPLSIGTLQLADGSNVKGFLVEATAIDGARDISSFGGWRAYAADAKK, encoded by the coding sequence ATGGCGCGTTCGCGCCATCCGCAGCAGGTTCGCATCGTGACTGAAACCGTTGCTGCCATTGTCGCTGCGCATCGCGCCCGCACCCTGACGCCCGCCCAGACCGTGGCGCGGAGCTTTCAGCGAATCCGCGACTACAACGACACCGCGATCTTCATCACCCTGCGCAATGAAGCCGAGGCCATCGCCGAGGCCGAAGCGCTGAGCGCCAGGGACGCGTCGTTGCTGCCGCTGTACGGCGTGCCGGTGGCAGTGAAGGACAATATCGACGTCGCCGGCCTGCCCACCACCGCCGCCTGCCCGGCCTTTGCCTATACCGCAACCCGGGATGCCAGCGCCGTGGCGCGGCTGCGCGCTGCCGGCGCCATCATCATCGGCAAGACCAATCTCGACCAGTTCGCCACCGGCCTGGTCGGCGTCCGCTCGCCCTATGGCATTCCGAAGAATGCGATGCGCGACGACCTGATCCCCGGCGGATCGAGCTCGGGCTCCGCGGTCGCGGTGTCCGCAGGCCTGGTGCCATTGTCGCTCGGCACCGACACCGCCGGCTCAGGCCGGGTGCCGGCGATGCTCAACAACATCGTCGGGCTGAAGCCGAGCCTCGGCCTGATCCCGACTGCCGGCGTGGTGCCGGCCTGCCGCACGCTCGACTGCATCTCGATCTTTTCGCTCACCGTCGATGACGCCGTAGCCGCGCTCGGCGTCATGGGCGGCTATGACGCGCACGATCCATACTCGAAAAAGCGGCCGCTGGCGGCACTGACGGAATTTCCAAAGGGGCTGCGGCTCGGCGTGCCCCGCAACGGCCAGTTGATCTTCTTCGGCGACACGGTTTCCGAAAAAGCCTATGGCGACGCGCTGAAACGCTGGACGTCGCTCGGTGCCGATCTGGTCGAATTCGACCTCGAGCCATTCTACGAGACCGCGCGGCTGCTCTATGACGGCCCCTGGGTCGCGGAACGCTATCTTGTCATCCGCAATCTCTTGGCCTCGGCGCCGGACGCGATCCATCCGGTCACCCGCGAGATCACGCTGGCCGGCTCGCGGATCAGCGCCGCCGACACCTTTGCCGCGCTGTATCAGTTGCAGGATCTCAAGCGCACCGCGGAACAGGCATTCGAGTCAATCGATGCGCTGGTGCTGCCAACCGCGCCGACGGCGTACACGACGGCGCAGGTGCTGGCCAATCCGGTCGAACTCAACAGCCGGCTCGGCACCTACACCAATTTCGTCAACCTGCTCGATCTCTGCGGCCTGGCTTTGCCCGCCGCGATGCGCGCCGACGGCATTCCGTTCGGCATCACCCTGCTGGCGCCCGCCGGCCATGACGCGCAGCTCGCCAGCATCGGCCGCGTATTCCATGCCGATACCAAGCTCACCATGGGCAGCAAGGCGCTGCCGCAGCAACCGCTCGCCGCATTGCCCACGCCAAGCGCCGACGAGATCGCCATCGCCGTGGTCGGTGCGCATCTGTCGGGCATGGCGCTGAACGGCGAACTGCTGGCGCTCGGCGGAAGGCTGCTCAAGGCCACCGCCACCGCGCCGGACTACAAGTTCTACGCGCTGAACGGCACCTCGCCCGCAAAACCCGGGCTGTTGCGCGTCGCAGCCGGCGCAGGCTCCGCGATCACGGTCGAAGTCTGGGCGCTGTCGGCGGCGGCGTTCGGCAATTTCGTCGCGGCGATTCCCTCGCCGCTGTCGATCGGCACGCTGCAACTGGCGGACGGATCGAACGTGAAAGGCTTTCTGGTCGAGGCCACCGCCATCGATGGCGCGCGCGACATCTCAAGCTTCGGCGGTTGGCGCGCCTACGCGGCGGACGCGAAAAAGTAA